GGACGAACGGCTGGGGCTGGACGTAGACGTCGACGCTCTCCAGGCCCTGGAACTCCTGGGCGTTCTTCGGCGGGATTCCGGCGGTCGTGATCTCCCCCTCGCGTAAGGCGTTCAGCCGGGAGGACTCCTCGGCGATGACCTGAATCCGGTATCCCTCGAAGTACGGGGCGTTCGTCCAGTCTTCCCCCAGTCCTTCTACTTCGCGGAGGTAGTAGTCCTCGTTGCGCGTGGTCCGGTACTGGGACTCGCGGTTCCACTCCTCGAACGAGTACGGACCGAGATTCCCCGTGTACTGGAGCGTGGTGAGCTCCTCGTCCTGCCGGAGCCCCTCGGCGTCCTTGTCGGGGACGTACTTCTCGAGGATGCCCTTCGGCATACAGTTCTGTCCCCACAGAACGGGCTTCAGGGGGAACGCCGGATCGACTTCGGGCAACTGGAGCTCGAAGGTGAGCTCGTCGAGCTGTTCGACCGGAATCGGCTCGCCCTGGCGGAACCAGTCGCCGGCGTTGGTGTACCCAGCCCAGTTGTCCTCGCCCTGGAAGACGTTCCGTATCATGTAGACCCAGTCGTCGGCGGTCATCTGCCCGTACCCGCCGCCCCACTGGAGATTGTCCCGGAGCGTTATCTGGTAGGTCTGCCCGTCCTCCGTCGAGGGCTCCGCCCAGAGCGGGAAGACGTTCTGGTCGTTGTCGACGGCCCACGCCCCGTCGAGGGTCAACCCCACGAACGCGCCGGAGGTGGTGTCGTTCGTGTAGAGCCAGTTCAACCCGTTGGCGTCGGACCCAACGACACCGACGTACTCGCCCGACGGCTGGCGCGGGCCCGCGGCCTCGCCGTCGCTCCCGTCGCCCGGTGACTCCGTCTCTGTCGGGTCAGTGCCGCCGTCGCTACCGCCGTTTCCGACGAGGCTACACCCAGCGAGCGTCGTCGTCGCCCCGATACCGAGAACTCGTAAGAGGTCCCGCCGATTCGGACGGTCGAGGGACGGTCCGTCCTCGTCCACGTTTGGCATTAGTTAACGGACAAGGTCCGTACGATTATTAATGGTTGGTGTCGACCGACAGCTGCCGGCGTCAGATTCGACATCAGGGTCCCGATTTCTCACACGCGTGGCGCGCTACACCGTCCATCTCCGTCGAGCGTACCCGTACAATTCAATGTCTCTCCCCGAGAGGACTAGGTAATGGTCTCTCGACGGGTGGCGACACTCCTGGTCGCCACGCTCATCGTCCTCGCCGGGTGTAGCGCCGGTGAGCAACTGACGCCCGGACCGACCGCGACAGAGCAGCCGACGGCGGCCCAGACCCAGCAATCGGCGACCGCCACCGCCCCGAACGGGACACTCGAGGTGCACTTCATCAACGTCGGGCAGTCGCTGAGCACGCTGGTCGTCGGGCCGACCGGGGAGACGATGCTGATAGACACCGGGGACTGGCGGGACGACGGCCAGCTCGTCCTCGCGTATCTACAACGTCACGGTATCACCCGAATCGACTACCTAGTCTCCTCGCACGGCGACGCCGACCACATCGGTGGGAACGCGGCCGTCATCGAGTACTTCGAGACGGAGGCCGACGGCGTCGAGGCCATCTACGACCAGGGGCTCGCGTCGTCGTCGCAGACCTACGAGCGATACCTCGACGCCGTCGAACGACACGAGGTCACGCTCTACCGGACCCAGGCTGGCGACCGCATCCCGATGGACGGCGTCGAGGCGACAGTACTCGGCCCGCCGGAGGGATATCTCGACTCGCCCGAACGCAACGAGAACAGCGTCGTCGTCAAGCTGACCTACGGCGAGACGAGTTTCCTGTTCACCGGCGACGCCGAAGACGACGGTGAGCGATACCTCGTCGAGACGTACGGGTCCGATCTCGAGGCGACGGTCCTCAAAGCCGGCCACCACGGGAGCAAGTCCAGTACGAGCGACGCGCTACTCGACGTGGTCGACCCCGAAGCGGTGGTCATCTCCAGTAGTTACGACTCGCAGTACGGCCACCCCGACCCCGTAGTGCTCGATCGACTCGGCAGTCGGTCGATTCCGACGTACTGGACGGCCACCCACGGGGACATCGTGCTGGCGAGCACGGGCGAGCAGGTAACCGTGCAGACCCAGCGCGCCGCACCGACCGAGGCGACGGCAATCCGGAGCGGCGACCCCGTCGAGCCGGGCCTCGACGAGCCGGTGGCAGTCCGGGCACGGCTCCTCCCCGGTGAGACGGAGACCCCTGACGGAGAGCCGGCGACGGTCGTCAGCCGTGAAGGAACGCTCACGCTGGCGGCGGTCAACGCCGACGCCGCCGGCGACGACGGGACGAACCTCAACGACGAGTACCTCGTGCTGGAGAACACCGGCGACGGGACGCTCTCGCTGGGGAACTACACCGTCAGCGATGCCAGCGACCGCGTCTACACGATTCCGACCGGGACCGAACTCAGCCCCGGCGAGTCCATCACGATTCACAGCGGCGCTGGCGTCGATACTGCCACCGACCTCTACTGGGACGCCGGACGACCGGTCTGGAACAACGACGGCGATACCGTTACAATCCGAGACGCCGATGGGACCGTCGTGCTCCGGGAGGACTACTGACCGATGGGACGGACAGAACACACCGCAGTCGTCGACCGGTTCGAGAACGACCAGGCAGTGCTACTGGTCGAGGATGACGGTGCAGTCGTCGACGAGCTGGTCGTCACGAAAGGTCTGTTACCGGATGCCGCTCGACAACAGGACGCTGTTCTCCGTATCGCCTACGTAGACGACGCAGTGGTGCAACTGCGGTACGACGCCGAGGAGACAGAAGCGAGAACGGCCAGTGCGCAGAGCCGGTTCGACCGCCTCTCCCAGCGGCCCCCGTCGTCTGACGATACGGTCGAGTGAGAAAGGCTGTCGCTCAGGCGTCCGACGACGCCGTTTCGTCGGTGACACCGGCGAGTACCCGCTCGAAAATAACACGAGCCAGGGGTGGGATGTTGAACCAGAGCCAGACGTGCTCACTTCGTTCCGCGTGACTGGCAGGGTTCAAATCCACATTCGGTTGTGCTACTCACGAGTTGTTCGTAGCACCAAGCCAGGGGTGGGATTTGAACCCACGAACTCTCGATTACAAGTCGAGTGCTTGGACCACCCAAGCTCCCCTGGCGCCTCCGCGTACGGTGGTTGCAGGGGGACTGTTTAGAGAGTATCGTTTTCCACCGACTTCTCGAGTTCGACGCGGTGAGCCCGGTAGCCGTGCCGGCGGTAGAACCGACGGGCGGCCTCGTTGTCGGCCATCACTTCCAGCCCGACGTTCTCGACACCTTCCGTGGCCAACCGGTCCTCCGCGGCCGACAGCAGCGCCGACCCGATGCCCGCCCGCCGGTGTCCCGGCCGGACGTAGAGGTTCTCTATCGACCCCTGGGAGACGTCCTGCCGGTAGCGGCCCGATTTGACGGTGAACGCGACGAAGCCGACGATGGTCTCCTCGACGGTCGCCACCAGCACGCGCTCGGAGAACACACGGTTCGCTATCGACTCGCGGATTGCCGCTCGGTTGGCCTCGGCGAGGAGGTGCGACCCGTGGGTTCGCTGGTCGCCAGCGAGGTCCACCCACAGGTCGACGACAGTGTCGGTCTCGGCCGTCGTAGCTGTCCTGATCTCCACGGTTGAAGTGGGGGTTCGACCACGAAAACGATTTTCCCAACTCCGGCGCTAGACGTCCCGACAGTCGGCACAGAGCAGCTGGCCGTTGAACGACGAGAGGTTCTGCGTGAGCGTCCCGCAGGCAGAGCAGATGCCCTGGTCGTCGAAGTTGTCCTCGGCGATGGAGGTGGTCCCGTCGGTGGTGGCCGCCTGGCCCGTCGTCCCCAACTGCACGGGCTCTTCGACGCTGTCGGTCACCTCTCCTTCCAGGAGCGACGTCGAGAGGATGTCGCTCGCCGTCAGCGTTCCGAGCGGTTCGCCGTCCTCCACGACCAGAAGCCAGGACGTCGAGCGGGACGTCATCGTGTCCCTCGCTTCGGGGAGCCGTGCGTCCGGCTCGATCGCCGGCAGCGAGTCCCGCATCACGTCGCCGATGGTCGCTGCGCTCGTCTCGCCGTTACCGAGGAGATGAGTGAGGATGTCGTCGCGGGTGACACAGCCGACGGGGTCGTTCCCCCGCAGGACCAGTACGGCCTCGTCGTCGCTTTCGAGCAGCAATTCGGTCGTCTCGTGCAGGTCGTCGGACTCGCTCGCACCGAGGAATTCCCGGTCCATCACCTCCCGGACTGTTACGGAGTCGTTCATGCGAGAGAGTACCACACGGCTAATCTAAAAGATACCCCCAGTACGCTTATACCCTGCCCTCGCCAAGTGTGCTAGTCGTTCACTATCCGATGGTGACCGGGTCACCGGTGGCACGGCAGTGTTCCAGGGCGTGTTTCGCGTCCATCCCCGCCTCGGCCGGCGTTCGTCCCCTGCCGACGCCGACTTTGAGCTCCACATCGACCGCCTCGCGGACGTGGTCGATAGCGTCCTGGTAGTCGTCGCGGTTCAGCGACGGGCAGACCGCGATGACGTTGTCGCCGCCGACGAAGAACGACAGGGAGTCGTGGCTCTCGCGCATGTACTTCATCAGCGCGGCGTAGCCCTGCTCGATACGGATGAACGTATCGAACTCGTTGAGCTGGTCGGTGTACTTCTCCGTGGCGTCGTCGACGTCGAAGTGCGCCAGCTGGACGTCTGTCTCGGTGCGGAACTCGTCGTCGATGGTCTGACCCCGAAGTACTTCGCGTCGGCCCTTGTCCTGTGCGCTTCCGGCTTCCTGGAGCTGTTCTGTCGCCGTTCCCAGCGCCGACGCCGGCGTCGCCCCCGTCGCGACCGAGAGGCTCATCGAGACGGGGTACCGGTTCCCGACGGACTCCTGGATGAGGCCGTGGTCGTCCATGTCCAGGCCGTTCGAGACGGCGATCATGTTGTCGAATCGGGAGAAGAAGATGTACCCGTCTCGGTTGCCGAACAGCTGCGCCAGGTCGGCATAGAGGCGCGACTGCATCGTCTGGAGGTCGACCTCGCGTCGCGGTTCGGGCGTCACCGTCCACGGGCCGTAGTTGTCGATCTGGATGTGGGTAACCTGCGTGTTCGTCACTGTCAATCGCCGCTTGGTAACCCTCGGCTATTGGTCTATCGGAATACGCTCACTCGGCGTCGGGGACCACCTCCGGCCGGCGCAGTTCCACGGTACCGACCATCGAGTTGTACCGCACGACGCCGGTGGCGGTCAGCTTGGGGAGGTGGTCGCGGAACAGTTCCTCCCGGACCGAATCGACGTCGTCGTCCGGTAGCTCTGACTCGAGTGCGTCTCGTTCGGCTGCGAGCACCGTCTCGGCGAGTTCGCGGACGACGACCGGACCATTGACCCGGTCGAGAATCTCCAGCGCCCGACGTCGCCGCTCGACCGCGAGCAGGTCCGCGACGACGTCCGGTGGGAGCGGTCCCTCCTGTTCTGTTTCGGGGTCGTGTGTCGCCATAGTAATATCTACAACGTACCCCGATAAGTATGTGGCGCGGTAACATGCAACGGAATCGGTCACCCAGGACGCTGTCCACGGTGGTCCGTTTACGTCGCCTGACCGGCGAGTCACGGTCGTCGTCGTCGTCGAGACGTACGCGTTGAGAGAACCGTTGACTCAGGCGTGTTCGAGGCGGTAGGGCCACCAGTCCGCCTCGCGAAGTGCGCGGCCGACCGCCTTGTGGAAGTCCGGGAAGTCCTCGAAGGACTCCTGGTCGACGTGTTCGAAGACGTCCGCGACGCTGACCACCGTCTCGTAGTCGATTCGAACCGGGTGGTCGCCGTACTCGTCGACGAACGCCGATGCCTCGAGGGGGAAGTCTTCCTCCTCGTCTATCTTCTTCGCGAGCACGGCGTGGCCGTACTTGCGCCGTCCTTCGCTGCCTTCGTCCCCGTCGGGGTCGTGCGGCCAGTCCATACCGGACGGTAGGGGACCTCCACAAAAAGGATTTCTCTCCCGTGGTCGGGTTTCAGAGCTCGAAGTCCGAGCCGCTTTTGCCGCTGCCACCGCGCATGAACGCGAGCAAGCCGAAGAACACCAGGAGCGCGACTGCCACGCCGCCGGCGACGAGGAGCGTATCGATGCCCAGCACAGTCTGGGGGACGCCGGGCGGGAGGATACTCTCGTCACTCTCTCCGGCATCGCCGCCGTCCGCTGGCGGGGCCGTTTCGGTACCCGTCTCGGTGTCGCCTGGTGCTTCGGTGCCGACCTGCCCCTCAGTGACGACGACGCTCCCGACGCCCTGCCCGTTTATCCCCACCTGGTAATCACCGGCGCTCGTGACCTCGTGGGTGAGCGAGACCGTTCGTTCCTCTCCCGCCGGAATCCGCGTCACTGAGCTGTTCCGTTGTTCGCCGTTGACCGTCATCGCGGCCTCGTAGTCGCCCGCGACACTCCCCGAGTTGCGCACGGTCGCCTCAACGACGAGTCGTTGGCCGTCCGCTGTCTCCACGGCCCGCAGGCCCGTCTCCTCGATATCGAAGACCGGCTGGATGCTCCCTATCGCCAGCGTCTCGAACTCGGTCGTCCGAGCCTCGAAGACCACCGCATCGGTACGTTCCTCGACGATTGTCGTCTGGGCCGGCGTCCACGTCGACCCGGTCTGTGAGTAGACACTGAGCGCTTCCGCCTCGATACCCGCCGACCGGAGCGCCGACCTGTTGACGGCGAAGCGCATCGTCACGGCTTCCACCCCAGCCCTCGGGCCGACCGTCACGACACCGAAGACCGACGACCCCTCGTCGTCCGGTACTGTCACCGACGACGCCGACGGACTCGTGTACTCAGTCACCTGCTGGCCGAACCGGTCCTCGCTTGCCTCGACGGTCCATCGTTCGATAGCGAACGACCGGTTCTCGGCGGCAGGGACGTCGATTTCGTGTGGCTCCGTGGTCGAGACTCCACCGGTCCGTATCGCGATCGACCTGCTCGCTTCTGTCTCGTTGGTCACCCGCGCCGTTGCGCGTTTGACTCTCACGATACCGATCTCCTCGTTCCCCGCAGTGATTCGGTACGTTCCAGGGTTCTCGAAGACTACTGACTTGACGAGTCGCGTCTCCGAGTCACCGGGCACCACGACGCGCTCGCTCGCGATTTTCGTTCCATTCCGGCGAAGATCTACTGTCATCCCACCGCCATCGCTGCCGACGTTAACGATGCGGACCGTGATATTGAAATCGTCGCCAACAAGCGCTTCCGACGATTCTAGTTGCCCGCCGGTGACGGCGAGGCTCGGTGCGGCTGCTGCCGTTCCGATAGCTGCACCGACAACGAGCAGGGCGACAACACCGAACCGCAATGCTACCGTCTTGACATCGCCTGGGGACCAATTCTGTCGTTGCATCAATGTATCATGACCCAGACTATCCGTAAAAAATGCGTGGTCGCTCCGACCGTCGTTTGAGTGATGGTCTCGAAGCAGTGTCGGGCTCGTCGGCTTTCGGTCACGACAGCGTACGAGTCATCGCGGTATCTGGGTTTGAACCGGAGGGAGACGGTCACACTCACGCCGTTCGTGTGCTGCGACTCCCAGGGCTCAAATCCAGATGACCCGTTCACTGCTCACTGTCGCTCGCAGAGAAACGGTGGGGCTGGGATTTGAACCGAGCCAAGACGGTCCTGCTCGCTTCGCTTCGCGGGCTGCGACTTGTCGGCTTCAAATCCCAGGCGACGTGGTTACCACTCACGCGCTGTTCGTGGCAAAACACGGTGGGGCTGGGATTTGAACCGAAGGGAGACGGTCGAACTCACGCCGTTCGTGCGCTGCGACTCCCAGGGTACAAATCCAGATGACCCGTTCACTGCTCACTGTCGCTCGCAGAGAAACGGTGGGGCTGGGATTTGAACCCAGGAATCCGTGAGGATACCGGTTTTCAAGACCGGCGCAATAGGCCGCTCTGCCACCCCACCGCAACCTGGGCTACTCCACGATTCCTCTAAGGCCTGTCGGTTACTCCCGAACGAGTTCCGGGCCCGACTCGCCGTCGCGAACCCGGAGCCCGTACTGCTGGACGAGCGTCGTCGTGCGTGGCGGCACGACGCGACCGGCCTGTCGGCGCGCCCGGAGCACGGGCACCGCGGTTCGAAGGTCGGCGCGCGTCTCCAGCACCGGATTCGTCGGCAGGAAGTCGACGTCGAGGTCGGCGTCCCGCGCGCGTTCGGTCAGCGTCTCGACGCCCGGGGTCGCGTAGGCGTCGTCGAAGTCCACCGGCTCGCCGAAGCCGGCGTAGTACACGCGGCCGTCGGTCGTCGGGCCGAGGACGACGTCGCTGGTCCGGAGCTTCATCGCGGCGCTGTCTATCTGCTGGCGGGCGAGCAGGGCGGCGGTCGGTTCGACGGCCGCAGCGGTCGCGACGGACTCCCGTTCGAGCAGGTGGGCCACGGTGTTGCCGACGCGGGCGGCGAACGTCGACCCGACCTGTACCTCGTAGCGGGCGTCGGCCGGCGCGTGGAGCTCCGGGTCGAGGAACTCGCGAATCGACGCTTCGGGGTCTTCGACGCCGGGCACCTGGTCGGCCGGTCGGTAGTTGACCAGCAGGTCGGCGCCGCTGGACTCGATGGCCCGACAGACGTCGGTCAGCATCGCTGCGTACAGGTCCGTCGCCTCACGGTCGCTCAGCAGTCCGCCGGCGAGGTCCTCGAGGACGGCCCCTTCGACGGGCGGGTCGGCGAGCACTGCGACAGTGGTCATGCATGGTTCTCCGGCCCTCGCTGGTTTGTCGTTTGCGTTCGCACTACACCAGTTTGCGCTCGGATATCGACTCCCGCTTCCCAGCGCTCCGCAACGAGGTCTTCAACTCCGAGACGGCCAGGGCTATCTCGGGCCCGATGTGAGTCGACTCGTAAACCTGCGATGGATAGTGACCGGGGAAACGTTGAAGTCGAATCGTGTGCATAGTTACCATGGGGCACTAGATGCTCCCGGCGGGAACTACCGCTGACGCATTCCGGGATTGGCATCGACGGACGACCAGACGCCGGGGGGCACACCTGCCCCCCGCCCGTGGCTCGAGGCCGCAGACGATTCTGCGAACGGAGCACTCCCAGCCCGTGATGTGCGACCGGCCGACGCAGGGGTTTTGACCCACCGCGTGGACGTGTCGGTATGGACGCCGCGCGTCTCCCGGGCACGGACGGACCCGACCAGGTAGTCGCGCACGTGGACATGGACTGTTTCTACGCGGCGTGTGAACGCCGCCGAGAACCCGCGCTCGAGGGCGAACCGCTCGTCGTCGGGATGGGCTACGAAGCCGAGGAGACCCACGGCGCGGTGGCGACGGCGAGCTACGAGGCCCGCGAGTACGGCGTCGAGTCGGCGATGCCCATCTCGCAAGCCCTCGAGGCGCTACCGCGCAAAGTCGATGCGGCCAGGGACCCGGACGCGGACGTCGAGGCGGCGGGGTTCTACCGCCCCGTCGACATGGAGTTCTACGAGTCGGTGGCCGAGGAGGTCCGCGAGATAATCCACGACGAGGCGGATGTCGTTCGCGAGGTGAGCATCGACGAGGCGTATCTGGACGTGACCGACCACGTCGGCTGGGACGCGGTCAAGTCGTGGGCCGCCGACCTGAAGACGCGAATCGAGTCGGAGGTGGGTGTCGTCGCCAGCGTCGGCGTCGCGCCGACGATGAGCGCCGCGAAAGTCGCCAGCGACCGGGAGAAACCCGACGGCCTGGTCGTCGTCCGACCCGGAACGGTCCGCTCGTTCTTCGAGGACCTTCCGGTCGAAGACGTCCACGGTGTCGGTCCGGTGACCGCACGCGAACTGGGGGCGATGGGCGTCGAGACGGCAGGCGACCTGGCGGCCGCGGACCCCGAGGAACTCGAACGGCGGTTCGGGGAGCGCGGGCGCGAGATTCGGCGCTTCGCTCGCGGCGACGACGAACGCCAGGTCACCCCGCGCGGGAACCCCAAGAGCCTCTCTCGGGAGTCCGCGTTCACGGACGCCACGGACGACGCGGACACGATACGCCGCCGGGTCCGGACGCTCGCCGAGGCCGTCGCGGACCGCGCGTCCCGGAAAGACGCCCGGTACCAGACTATCGGCATCAAGGTCGTCGTCCCGCCGTACGACATCAACACCCGGGCGCGGTCGCTCCCCGGACCGGTCGACGACCCCGAACTGGTCGAGTCCGTGGCACTGGACCTCCTCGGTGAGTTCGAGGGTGTGGCCGTCCGGAAGGCCGGCGTGCGCGTCTCGAACCTGGATTTCTCAGCCGGCGAACAGGCGAGTCTCGACGGGTTCGACGGTGTGGCGGCGGCCGGCCAGGAAACCGACGCCGACCATCCCGCGGACGCGGGCCAGCCATCCCTCGATGCGTTCTCCGGCGGCGGAGAGTCGTCGGGTGACGAGACGGCCGACGCGGGCAACCGAGGACCCGAGGGACAGACCACGCTCTGGGAGTACGTCTGAGCGGACCGTTCCGACGATGACAGCGTCGGTTCAGGAGACGCCGTTCTCGAGGTTCTCGAGCAACTTCCCGACCAGCAGTCCCGCCCTCGGGGATATCGAATCGTCCGTCTGGACCGCCGTCGGATGGGCCGCGAGGGTCCGGACGAACTGCTCGCCGTGGGTCATGGCGTTGAGCATGTCAACCACGTCGACGACCAGGCCCTCGTCGCTCGTGTCCATCTCCGGGTAGCGCTCCTTCTCGGCCTCGGTGTAGCGTATCGTCCAGGCCGGGCCACCGACCGCCTCGACGACGTCTTCGAGCGGCGCCACCTCGACGGGCCCGTCGCTACTCCCCACGTAGACGACCCCGTCTTCGACGAACGTCTCGTATCGAGCCATACCCACGTTTCCACCCACTGGTCGTGCTAGCGAGTGCCAGGGCAATAGCAGTTGCCCCGCTGACAGCGAAGCACGCGGCCGCGACGTGTCGCCCGTGTGACTATCGTCTGACTGAGAGTTATGAGGGGAGACGCACGAAGCTACGCCAGAAACGTATGGGAGAGACCGAAACAATCACCGTCGCGGACACGAGCGCTGGTCCGGGAGGGGCCGACGAACCCGGACAGTCCGTCGACATCCC
This DNA window, taken from Haloarcula ordinaria, encodes the following:
- a CDS encoding ABC transporter substrate-binding protein — encoded protein: MPNVDEDGPSLDRPNRRDLLRVLGIGATTTLAGCSLVGNGGSDGGTDPTETESPGDGSDGEAAGPRQPSGEYVGVVGSDANGLNWLYTNDTTSGAFVGLTLDGAWAVDNDQNVFPLWAEPSTEDGQTYQITLRDNLQWGGGYGQMTADDWVYMIRNVFQGEDNWAGYTNAGDWFRQGEPIPVEQLDELTFELQLPEVDPAFPLKPVLWGQNCMPKGILEKYVPDKDAEGLRQDEELTTLQYTGNLGPYSFEEWNRESQYRTTRNEDYYLREVEGLGEDWTNAPYFEGYRIQVIAEESSRLNALREGEITTAGIPPKNAQEFQGLESVDVYVQPQPFVQAIKFNMRANGWAPFREIPVRQAFAMAVNKETLAENLFRGYAEPAYTMQPQFSKWYVAEGMDQYTFGTGDLYGSEVARRRMRQGIEGTDYRYEDGTLVGPDGSDVTLSLFASSASETNQTLAELIKQEVERNLGVGVDVNTVPGNTFQQNYAANSPPEGEEAPWSAGLFNGGPRDVSVSQEAWDMSIVLGFNTYPRTPSSSSVFFREQGTVNYFGYVPEADIAELYAEGSRTVDEAERRELFGEVFRNLAREQPFGFLIMPSTISGSQDALVGPTDTFASGWNSQTYYFDR
- a CDS encoding MBL fold metallo-hydrolase, with the translated sequence MVSRRVATLLVATLIVLAGCSAGEQLTPGPTATEQPTAAQTQQSATATAPNGTLEVHFINVGQSLSTLVVGPTGETMLIDTGDWRDDGQLVLAYLQRHGITRIDYLVSSHGDADHIGGNAAVIEYFETEADGVEAIYDQGLASSSQTYERYLDAVERHEVTLYRTQAGDRIPMDGVEATVLGPPEGYLDSPERNENSVVVKLTYGETSFLFTGDAEDDGERYLVETYGSDLEATVLKAGHHGSKSSTSDALLDVVDPEAVVISSSYDSQYGHPDPVVLDRLGSRSIPTYWTATHGDIVLASTGEQVTVQTQRAAPTEATAIRSGDPVEPGLDEPVAVRARLLPGETETPDGEPATVVSREGTLTLAAVNADAAGDDGTNLNDEYLVLENTGDGTLSLGNYTVSDASDRVYTIPTGTELSPGESITIHSGAGVDTATDLYWDAGRPVWNNDGDTVTIRDADGTVVLREDY
- a CDS encoding DUF3006 domain-containing protein, with the protein product MGRTEHTAVVDRFENDQAVLLVEDDGAVVDELVVTKGLLPDAARQQDAVLRIAYVDDAVVQLRYDAEETEARTASAQSRFDRLSQRPPSSDDTVE
- a CDS encoding GNAT family N-acetyltransferase; amino-acid sequence: MEIRTATTAETDTVVDLWVDLAGDQRTHGSHLLAEANRAAIRESIANRVFSERVLVATVEETIVGFVAFTVKSGRYRQDVSQGSIENLYVRPGHRRAGIGSALLSAAEDRLATEGVENVGLEVMADNEAARRFYRRHGYRAHRVELEKSVENDTL
- a CDS encoding CBS domain-containing protein, giving the protein MNDSVTVREVMDREFLGASESDDLHETTELLLESDDEAVLVLRGNDPVGCVTRDDILTHLLGNGETSAATIGDVMRDSLPAIEPDARLPEARDTMTSRSTSWLLVVEDGEPLGTLTASDILSTSLLEGEVTDSVEEPVQLGTTGQAATTDGTTSIAEDNFDDQGICSACGTLTQNLSSFNGQLLCADCRDV
- a CDS encoding GTP cyclohydrolase III: MTNTQVTHIQIDNYGPWTVTPEPRREVDLQTMQSRLYADLAQLFGNRDGYIFFSRFDNMIAVSNGLDMDDHGLIQESVGNRYPVSMSLSVATGATPASALGTATEQLQEAGSAQDKGRREVLRGQTIDDEFRTETDVQLAHFDVDDATEKYTDQLNEFDTFIRIEQGYAALMKYMRESHDSLSFFVGGDNVIAVCPSLNRDDYQDAIDHVREAVDVELKVGVGRGRTPAEAGMDAKHALEHCRATGDPVTIG
- a CDS encoding DUF7344 domain-containing protein, giving the protein MATHDPETEQEGPLPPDVVADLLAVERRRRALEILDRVNGPVVVRELAETVLAAERDALESELPDDDVDSVREELFRDHLPKLTATGVVRYNSMVGTVELRRPEVVPDAE
- a CDS encoding DUF5785 family protein is translated as MDWPHDPDGDEGSEGRRKYGHAVLAKKIDEEEDFPLEASAFVDEYGDHPVRIDYETVVSVADVFEHVDQESFEDFPDFHKAVGRALREADWWPYRLEHA
- a CDS encoding CARDB domain-containing protein, which gives rise to MQRQNWSPGDVKTVALRFGVVALLVVGAAIGTAAAAPSLAVTGGQLESSEALVGDDFNITVRIVNVGSDGGGMTVDLRRNGTKIASERVVVPGDSETRLVKSVVFENPGTYRITAGNEEIGIVRVKRATARVTNETEASRSIAIRTGGVSTTEPHEIDVPAAENRSFAIERWTVEASEDRFGQQVTEYTSPSASSVTVPDDEGSSVFGVVTVGPRAGVEAVTMRFAVNRSALRSAGIEAEALSVYSQTGSTWTPAQTTIVEERTDAVVFEARTTEFETLAIGSIQPVFDIEETGLRAVETADGQRLVVEATVRNSGSVAGDYEAAMTVNGEQRNSSVTRIPAGEERTVSLTHEVTSAGDYQVGINGQGVGSVVVTEGQVGTEAPGDTETGTETAPPADGGDAGESDESILPPGVPQTVLGIDTLLVAGGVAVALLVFFGLLAFMRGGSGKSGSDFEL
- the dinB gene encoding DNA polymerase IV → MDAARLPGTDGPDQVVAHVDMDCFYAACERRREPALEGEPLVVGMGYEAEETHGAVATASYEAREYGVESAMPISQALEALPRKVDAARDPDADVEAAGFYRPVDMEFYESVAEEVREIIHDEADVVREVSIDEAYLDVTDHVGWDAVKSWAADLKTRIESEVGVVASVGVAPTMSAAKVASDREKPDGLVVVRPGTVRSFFEDLPVEDVHGVGPVTARELGAMGVETAGDLAAADPEELERRFGERGREIRRFARGDDERQVTPRGNPKSLSRESAFTDATDDADTIRRRVRTLAEAVADRASRKDARYQTIGIKVVVPPYDINTRARSLPGPVDDPELVESVALDLLGEFEGVAVRKAGVRVSNLDFSAGEQASLDGFDGVAAAGQETDADHPADAGQPSLDAFSGGGESSGDETADAGNRGPEGQTTLWEYV